One genomic segment of Panicum virgatum strain AP13 chromosome 2N, P.virgatum_v5, whole genome shotgun sequence includes these proteins:
- the LOC120658766 gene encoding germin-like protein 9-3 — protein MAGIDRVGSLVLVVLALSAAPLAVVAGDPDILTDYIAPLGASPGNITGQFFTYTGLRAALAAPAPAPGASFTATKASMAEFPALNGQSVSYASLSFPVGSVNPTHTHPRASELLLVVDGALSVGFVDTAGKLFTQDLATGDMFVFPKGTVHWQCNKGTQPARALSAFGSAAAGTVSVPVTVFGTGIDDTVLAKSFKTDVATIQKLKAALTPPKP, from the coding sequence ATGGCAGGGATCGACCGCGTGGGCTCCTTGGTGCTCGTGGTGCTCGCGCTctcggcggcgccgctggcCGTCGTGGCCGGCGACCCCGACATCCTCACCGACTACATCGCCCCCCTGGGCGCGAGCCCCGGGAACATCACCGGCCAGTTCTTCACGTACACCGGCCTGCGCGCCGCgctggccgcgccggcgccggcgccgggggcgaGCTTCACGGCGACCAAGGCCTCCATGGCGGAGTTCCCGGCGCTCAACGGGCAGAGCGTGTCCTACGCCTCGCTCTCGTTCCCGGTGGGCTCCGTCAACCCCACGCACACCCACCCGCGCGCCTCCGAGCTGCTGCTCGTCGTCGACGGCGCGCTCTCCGTCGGCTTCGTCGACACCGCCGGGAAGCTCTTCACCCAGGACCTCGCCACCGGCGACATGTTCGTGTTCCCCAAGGGCACCGTGCACTGGCAGTGCAACAAGGGCACCCAGCCCGCCAGGGCGCTCTCGGCAttcgggagcgccgccgcggggaccgTGTCCGTGCCCGTCACCGTGTTCGGCACCGGCATCGACGACACCGTCCTCGCCAAGTCGTTCAAGACCGACGTGGCCACCATCCAGAAGCTCAAGGCCGCCCTCACCCCACCCAAGCCCTGA